A stretch of the Notamacropus eugenii isolate mMacEug1 chromosome 2, mMacEug1.pri_v2, whole genome shotgun sequence genome encodes the following:
- the NLE1 gene encoding notchless protein homolog 1 isoform X2 translates to MGAGHRHWVLSISWSPDGKKLASGCKNGQILLWDPNTGKQLGRALAGHSKWITGLSWEPLHTNPECRYVASSSKDGSVRVWDTTVGRCDRILTGHTQSVTCIRWGGDGLLYSASQDRTIKVWRAHDGVLCRTLQGHAHWVNTMALSTDYILRTGAFEPAEASVNPQDVQGSLQELKERALGRYNQIRSLGPERLVSGSDDFTLFLWSPSEDKKPLQRMLGHQALVNQVLFSPDARIIASASFDKSIKLWEGKTGKYLASLRGHVAAVYQIAWSADSRLLVSGSSDSTLKVWDLKTRKLAVDLPGHADEVFAVDWSPDGQRVASGGKDKCLRIWRR, encoded by the exons ATGGGGGCAG GTCACAGGCATTGGGTCCTCAGCATCTCCTGGTCTCCAGATGGCAAGAAACTGGCCTCAGGCTGTAAGAATGGCCAA ATTCTCCTGTGGGACCCAAACACAGGGAAGCAGTTGGGCAGGGCCCTTGCCGGACATAGCAAGTGGATCACAGGCCTGAGCTGGGAGCCATTGCACAC GAACCCTGAGTGCCGCTACGTGGCCAGTAGCTCCAAGGATGGCAGTGTCCGGGTCTGGGACACAACTGTTGGCCGATGCGACCGCATCCTCACTGGACATACTCAGTCGGTCACCTGCATTAGATGGGGAGGGGACGGCCTTCTCTACTCAGCCTCCCAAGACCGAACCATCAAAGTCTGGCGGGCTCATGAT GGAGTACTCTGCAGGACACTACAGGGTCATGCCCACTGGGTGAACACCATGGCACTCAGCACTGACTACATCCTTCGAACGGGTGCCTTTGAGCCGGCAGAGGCCTCTGTTAACCCCCAGGATGTCCAAGGCTCCT TGCAGGAACTGAAAGAGAGAGCACTAGGCCGCTACAACCAAATCAGG AGTCTGGGGCCAGAGAGGTTGGTCTCGGGTTCCGATGACTTCACGCTGTTCCTGTGGTCCCCGTCAGAGGACAAGAAGCCCCTGCAGCGGATGCTGGGGCACCAGGCCCTCGTCAATCAGGTGCTCTTCTCCCCTGATGCTCGCATCATCGCTAGTGCCTCTTTTGACAAGTCTATCAAGTTGTGGGAAGGCAAGACCGGCAA GTATCTGGCCTCCCTCCGAGGCCACGTGGCCGCTGTGTACCAGATTGCCTGGTCTGCAGACAGCCGGCTCCTGGTCAGCGGGAGCAGTGACAGTACCCTCAAGGTATGGGACTTGAAGACACGGAAGCTGGCTGTGGACCTCCCTGGTCATGCTGATGAG GTGTTTGCTGTAGACTGGAGTCCAGACGGCCAGCGGGTAGCAAGCGGTGGGAAGGACAAATGTCTGCGCAT ATGGAGGAGGTGA